From Halorussus lipolyticus:
TTCATGCCCGCCGGTGGGATTCCAGACGCGCCCTCTACTCCAGAAAAGTTGGAGGAGCCAGAACATCCCTACGCCGAGGGCGGATTTGCCGACGACGTGTACGTGCAGGGACCTGACGGCGAGATTCAGGTCGGCGGACAAGACGAGCCTGCGGAAGTGGACGTGACGGACGCGCCCGGCGTGGACGAAGACGCCGAGGCCTGAAAACGAGTTTCTGTTACTCCGGACTCACGACCTGTTTCCGGCCCGCGATGCGGTCGGCACACTCGTAGCCCGCCACGATGCCGCCGTTTAGACTGCGCTCGGGGTACTGCGCGCGACTCGCCATTCCGGCGTAGTAGAGGCCGTCTGCGACCTCCTCGCCGAGGTCGTAGGGAATCACCATGTCGAGGTACCCGCGCTCGTAAATCGGGGCGGCGCGGGGGTTCTTGGCGAGGCGGAAGTCCGTCACGTGCGACCGGTCCCAGTCGGGGAACATGTCTTCGACGTGGCCGAGCCACAAGTCCTCGATTTCGTCTTGGTCCATCTGCCAGAGGTCTTCGTCGTAGTCTTGGATGTAGCTAGCGACGTACAGCAGGTGGTCGCCGCCGTAGTTCTCCGGCGGGATGTAGTTGGTGTGTTCGATGAGCGCGCCGAAGGGCGCGTCGTGGGCCACGTTGAGCCAGTAGGTGTCGGTCAGGGCCTCGTCCATCGTGACCAGCGCGCAGACCGCGCCTTGGAAGTCGATTTCGCAGGGGTGGCCCGTGAGGTCTTCGAGGACGTTGGGCATCGCCGCGACCACCACGTCGTCGACTTGGTGGGTCTCGGTGGTGGTGCCGCCGTCGGCGGCCTCGGCCTGCGCTTGCTCGGCGGGCGATTCGTCGCCGGCGACCTCCACCGTCATCTCGCTAACCGCGTCGTCTTCGAGGTCCAAGTCGGTGACGCGGGCGTTCGTGGTGATGTTCTCCCGGCCGACCTCCTCGACCAAGGCGTCGAGCAACTGCCCGAACCCGCCTTCGAGGTAGCCCAGCGGTTCGCCCCGGAGGAGGTCGCGCTCCCCGCGGAACTTGATGCGCCCGAGCAACCACGCCGCGCTCACGTCGTCTTTCCGGTCGCCGAACTTGGCGTCCAGCAGGGGTTCGAAAAAGCCCTCGTAGACGCCGTTGGTGGTGTGTTCGCGCAGGAAGTCCTCGATGGCCACGTCCTCGAAGTCCTCCAGATTCTCGTAGGTGTCGAACTTCGGCACCCCGCCGCGCACGTCGATTTCTTGGGTGAGCATCGTGAGGCGGAACTTGTCGTAGACGCTCATGTGGGGGTATGCCAGAATCTCCCACGGCTTGTCCATGGGGTAGACCGTCCCGTCCCAGTAGTAGGCGTTCTTGCCGATGGGCCACTCCAGATTCTGCTCCAGACCCAACTCGCCGATGAGGTCGATGATGGTCTCCTCGGAGGCCGAGAGGTGGTGATAGAACTTCTCCACTGGGTCGCCTGCCGTCTCGTAGACCGCCGCGAGACCGCCGATTTGGTCGCTGGCTTCGAATACCTGCACGTCGTGTCCATGCTGTTGGAGGCGGTAGGCGGCTGACAGACCCGCGATTCCCCCACCGACGACACCTTTCATACCCTTCCGTTCGCCACGCCGGGGCAAATGTCTTATTGAAGCCTCGCGGGTGTCGGTGGGTGGAGAGGTCGGGTGGAAAGTAGCAGTTAGCTGATTTCGGACGAGAAGAATCAGCGAGACAAGACGACATCTACGTCTACGAGTTCCCTCAGCGGCGGTTTGTCGAAGTCGTGTTTGTTGTGGGTGACGAAGGTGCCACCTTCCGCGTGGGCCGTCGCCACGTTCAGGAGGTCCGCCGGGTCGAGCGAGACGCCGTCTTCCCGTAGTCGCTCGTCGAGGTAGGCCGCTTCGAGTGCCGTCCGCGAAGTGAAATCCACGATTCGGTCGAGATGCGACGACAAGTGATTACGCGCCTGTTCCATCTCGGTACGGTTCTCGCACGACTTGTAGAACTCGAACGCGACGATGGCCGGAATCGTCCACTCGTCGGTGCTGTACTGCTGTAGATGCTCGACCACAACCGGGTCCGGGTCCGCTTGCCCCAACCGAACCAAAATGTCGTTATCGAGGACTATCATTCGTCGCGGCGTCCCGAGAGCGATTCGTTTAGCTCCTCGTGGGTGTCCCTGACGTTTTCTCGAAGGCCCCCATCATCGAACTCGCTCAGGAACCCGGCCATCTCCTCTACGTCCTTTTCGCTCCGACTCAACCGGTCGAGGAGGTCGTTGAAACTCTCGTCGTCTCGCTTCAAGTCCCGAAGTCGCTCTTTCACTTCGTCGGTCACTCGAATCGTACTCATGTGTATACATTGTGTACGCTCCGATGATGTTTCTTTCGCCGTTTCAGTTGCAGGACTCCACGTCTCTATCCGACGCCCTTTTTCAGCACCGACCGCGTAGCCCGGCGTATGACTCGATTCGACGCCGAAACCCCCGAGGAGCGCCAGAAACTGTTCGCCGAGGGCATCTCTGCCCACCGAGAGCGCGCCAGCGCCTTCGTCACCTTCGAGGCCGACGCCGACGCCTCTGCGCTCGATACCGACTCCTCCGAAGGCGACGAGGACGACCCGGACGAGGCTCCGCCGTGGGTCCAGTTCGGCGACGGGACGCTCAACCTCGACTGCACGGACGCCGAGTTAGACGAGTTGAAGTCGGTCCTCGGCGAGTTCCCGGCGTTCAAAATAGACGACATCATCCGGCCCGACGAGGCCGAGGGCATCAACGTCCGGGTGTCGGCGCTGGCCGACGCGAATCGCGTCTCGCAGTGCATCGAGCGCGTCTTCCGGGAAGTCTACGACCAACCCGACGAGTACCGGGTCTGGGTTACGGCCGTGTGACGCTGTTTCTGTAGTAAATCCCAGAGTTAGTGCCATGCTGTCTTCTGAGCGCCCGGTTCGGTCGCGCCGTGTCGGTACGGATTCAACAGTAGCCGAGACCGTGAACGCTTCTTGAAGCCCCGCCCGTCGGTTAGTCGGCCGAGCGTTCGCTGTTGGTTGGTGAGCCTGTTCCCGCGTGCTGGAACGCCGACGAGCGACGGTCTCCGAACGGGCCGAGAAACAGCTATCGCCAGTACAACAATATCTAGCGGTTTTTAGGAATGTATTACAAGGCTAAAAGAAATATAAAATCAGTCCATCTGGATATACGTCCGGGTCGTCCCCACGTCCTCGATTTCGTGAATCCCGGCGGTCACGATTTTCTGGAGACCCCGGACGGTCTCGGCCTCGATTTCGGCCACGATGTCGAAATCGCCCGCGACGACGTGGGCCTCCGTCACACCGTCTAACTCCCGGATGGCGGCCAGCGCGTCCTCGCTCGCTCCCGTTCCCGTGATTACCGTCGTGTAGGCGCGAACCATACCACGGGTACGACGAGCGAGCGGAAAGCGTTACTGCCGTGGTTGCTACTCCGGCGTCCGGGGCCTTTCGTGCGCGCCGCCACACGAGGTTTCCGTCCGGAGGTGCAATCACCGAGACATGAGTCTCGTCGCGGAGTTCGAAGTCCCGACCGAGGACTTCGCGCTACAGAGCGCGCTCGCGGCAATTCCGGAGATGCAGGTCGAGATGGAGCGACTCGCCACCCACAGCAGGGAGTGGGTGATGCCGTTCCTCTGGGCCTCCGGCGGCGACGTCGAGGAGTTCGCCTCGGCGCTGGACGGCGACCCGACGGTCGGAGACGTGAGCGTCCTCGACCGACTCGACGGCACGGCGTTGTACAAAGTCGAGTGGGCGGAGAACGTCGAGCGCCGCGTGGACGCGATGATAAACCAGCACGCTATCATCCAAGAGGCCGTCGCCGACCGCCAGTGGTTCCTCAAGTTGCGCTTCGTCGAGGAGGACCAACTCTCGGACTTCCGAGACCACTTCGGGTCGGACTTCGAACTCCGGCGGAAGTACCGGACCACCGAACCCAAGCACGGCGAGTTCGGCCTGACGCCCGAACAGCGCGAGACCCTCGTGCTGGCCTCCGAACTGGGCTACTTCGAGGTGCCTCGAAAGGCCACCGTCGAGGACATCGCCGACCGCCTCGACATCTCGGCCAACTCGGTTTCCCAGCGACTCCGGCGCGCCCACGACGCACTCGTTCGCAACACCTTGCTCGTCAACGGTCAGCGACGCGCCGAGTGATGGCATTAATATTGAGGCCGTGGCCTTATACCGACATTTTATCAAGTAGAGGTAGGATGGAATCCGAGAGACGAGACGCGACTGCGGTGACGACGAGTCGTCGCGCAACGGTTTTCGAGCAATCATGGGCGTAGCGACTACCTTCGAAGTCGCGGTCCCGGCATCGACGCTGGCGCTGGCGGAGACCTTCGAGCGCGAACCCGAGACCACGGTCCGAATGGAGCGCACCGTCGGCGGGAACGGCCAGCCCCGAGAGTACGTGTGGGTCTCCGGGGTCGAGGACGACCGCGCCGAGAAACTCCTCGGGACCGACCCGTCGGTGGTCGAGTCCCGGAAACTCGGCGAGAACGACGACGGCGAACTTTTCGAGGTCAGATTCGAGAGCGCCATCTGCGAGTTCACCGACGCCATCGCCGAGCGCGGCGGCGTGATTCTGCGCGCCACCGCTGGCGATGGCGTCTGGAACTTCCAACTCCGGTTCGCCGACCGGGGGAACATCGCCGACGTCTTCGACGACGAGTTCTCCAAGCGGTACGAGGCGACCGTCACCCGACTCTACGGGTCGAACGACGCCCCGTCTGCCCAGACCGGCGTGACCGACAAGCAACGCAAGGCGCTCTCGACCGCCTTCGAACTCGGCTACTACAGCGTCCCGCGAGACGTGGACCTCCGGACGGTCGGCGAGCGACTCGACATCTCCCGGCAGGCCGTCTCCGAGCGCCTGCGCCGGGGCCACGAACTGCTGGTCGGCGACTACCTCGGCAAGACCAGCGACGAGTGAAAAGTGAGACTGCGGGGTTTTTTCGACTGTTCAGGACTGCCAGTAGGCCGGGGTCAGCAGGACCAACACCGGCAGAATCTCCAACCGGCCGATCCACATCAGGAATACCATGAACAGTTTCGAGGTCCACGGGAAAGGCAGGTAGTTGTTCATCGGCCCGACCATGCCGAAGCCCGGACCCACGTTGCCGAGGGTCGCGGCCACCGCGCTCATCGCGTCGAGCGCGACGATGCTCGTCCCGGTGCGGGCCGCGTCGAGGTACACCAGCAGGCCTGCCACGAAGAAGATGACGAAGTACAGCAGGGTGAAGGCGTAGATGCCCCGGACCGCGCGCTCGTCCAGCGACCGGCCGCCGAGTCGAACCGGGCGGACCGCCTCGGGGTGGACCGTGGTGAACAACTCGCGCTTGAGGGACTTGAGGATGACCAGCCACCGCACGATTTTGACGGCACCGCCGGTCGAACCCGCCGACCCGCCGATGAACAGCGCCATGAACAGCACGTACTGGGCCGGAGTGCCCCACGTGTTGAAGTCCATGCTGGCGTACCCCGTGGTCGTCACGAGCGAGGCCACCTGAAACACCGCGTGGCGCGCCGCCTTCTCC
This genomic window contains:
- a CDS encoding NAD(P)/FAD-dependent oxidoreductase, translating into MKGVVGGGIAGLSAAYRLQQHGHDVQVFEASDQIGGLAAVYETAGDPVEKFYHHLSASEETIIDLIGELGLEQNLEWPIGKNAYYWDGTVYPMDKPWEILAYPHMSVYDKFRLTMLTQEIDVRGGVPKFDTYENLEDFEDVAIEDFLREHTTNGVYEGFFEPLLDAKFGDRKDDVSAAWLLGRIKFRGERDLLRGEPLGYLEGGFGQLLDALVEEVGRENITTNARVTDLDLEDDAVSEMTVEVAGDESPAEQAQAEAADGGTTTETHQVDDVVVAAMPNVLEDLTGHPCEIDFQGAVCALVTMDEALTDTYWLNVAHDAPFGALIEHTNYIPPENYGGDHLLYVASYIQDYDEDLWQMDQDEIEDLWLGHVEDMFPDWDRSHVTDFRLAKNPRAAPIYERGYLDMVIPYDLGEEVADGLYYAGMASRAQYPERSLNGGIVAGYECADRIAGRKQVVSPE
- a CDS encoding type II toxin-antitoxin system VapC family toxin, with protein sequence MIVLDNDILVRLGQADPDPVVVEHLQQYSTDEWTIPAIVAFEFYKSCENRTEMEQARNHLSSHLDRIVDFTSRTALEAAYLDERLREDGVSLDPADLLNVATAHAEGGTFVTHNKHDFDKPPLRELVDVDVVLSR
- a CDS encoding DUF7557 family protein, with the translated sequence MSTIRVTDEVKERLRDLKRDDESFNDLLDRLSRSEKDVEEMAGFLSEFDDGGLRENVRDTHEELNESLSGRRDE
- a CDS encoding Lrp/AsnC ligand binding domain-containing protein; this encodes MVRAYTTVITGTGASEDALAAIRELDGVTEAHVVAGDFDIVAEIEAETVRGLQKIVTAGIHEIEDVGTTRTYIQMD
- a CDS encoding helix-turn-helix domain-containing protein — its product is MSLVAEFEVPTEDFALQSALAAIPEMQVEMERLATHSREWVMPFLWASGGDVEEFASALDGDPTVGDVSVLDRLDGTALYKVEWAENVERRVDAMINQHAIIQEAVADRQWFLKLRFVEEDQLSDFRDHFGSDFELRRKYRTTEPKHGEFGLTPEQRETLVLASELGYFEVPRKATVEDIADRLDISANSVSQRLRRAHDALVRNTLLVNGQRRAE
- a CDS encoding helix-turn-helix domain-containing protein, whose product is MGVATTFEVAVPASTLALAETFEREPETTVRMERTVGGNGQPREYVWVSGVEDDRAEKLLGTDPSVVESRKLGENDDGELFEVRFESAICEFTDAIAERGGVILRATAGDGVWNFQLRFADRGNIADVFDDEFSKRYEATVTRLYGSNDAPSAQTGVTDKQRKALSTAFELGYYSVPRDVDLRTVGERLDISRQAVSERLRRGHELLVGDYLGKTSDE